The following nucleotide sequence is from Bombina bombina isolate aBomBom1 chromosome 11, aBomBom1.pri, whole genome shotgun sequence.
GACTGTTACTTATCTAAAATCACAATTGTTGTGTGAATTTTTACCCTAAAACACTTCAGAAATACCAGCAATGCTAGAATCTATTTCCTATAATGTTCTATGTTTGAACCCAGTTATAAAATTACTGACCGTGGCAGTGAAACCACCCTAAATGTCCATTAAGATTATTTACTGTGTGAAGATAAAACAACTCTCTTAGGACTAAGGGTTACACTTTTATGAGCTGatgaaattattttatataatggtGAAAAGCTAGAAAATAATATGTTACACCATACATGGCATACATTTGTTTCAATATTAGACATATCCTTTATGACATTGCTAGGCATCTTTAATGATTAATGTCATAATAAATCACATTTTATAAAGGtaacaaaaaaaatgctttatgTAGTAATATGATAATGAATCAGCTGAATAGTTCTCTCTTTATATTTCTATGGATCTTTTCATTCCAAGTAAACATACTTCTTTTAGCCTCTTTGATGCCAAAAGCAGTGAACTACAATCATTTTGAAAGCTCATAAGTTAATTATAATTATCATTAAGAATCTGACCTTAATATTGACAATCTTAAACTATAATCTGACTAAATTAATTTAGGAATGAATTGtaatcatgatttaaaaaaaacaagaaattatatttgttttatgctGCTCTGCACCCAATATAAATCCTGAATCATTGCCTACTATCCTTAAAATATGACCTATTAAAATTAATTGATACAAGTTTTCAAAATAGTAAAGGATGAGGGGACATTCTTGTCATGTTATTTAGatttttaaacttgtattatttTCTTGAAAAGAAGGAAATGGGCAGGGTTGATCTCTACCTTTTTGCTGTGCCTTTCTTGGTTTGCCAGTTTTCTTTTGAGCTGCTTTTGCAGGAGGATTCAGTGGCTGTTCCTCATTTGGTGCTGGTTCCTTAACACTTCTCTCATTCTCAGCAGCATCTTCATCCTTAACAAATGTGCTTCCAACAACCTCTTCTGATTGCTCCTCATGTGTATTTAGCTCTGATTCTTCAGTTAGCTCTTTCTCTACTTCCTGTGATTCATCAACATTATGATCATCATCATCCTCATTTATGTCATCATCATCATCTTCATTATCATCTTCATCGTGATTatgatcatcatcatcatcatctcctACCAGTATTCCTTTTTCATCCTTTTCAACCAATTGGTCTGCTGTTTCGGTAGGGTTTTCACCCTCAAATTCATATTCCTTTGAGTGTTCTTGATTGCTATAATCTGAAGCACTATTGACTTCCTCTAAGATTTTTATGGACTCATCATCCTCATTTATGTCATCATCATCTTCATTATCATCTTCaccatcattatcatcatcatctcCTACCGGTATTCCTTTTTCAGCCTTTGATATGTCCCCTTCTCTTTTATTTTCATCAGCTTTTTCATGTGACTCTTCTTTGTCGATATTTAACTCCTCAAGACTACCTGTCTCCTCTTCTGAGGAGTTTTCACCCTCCTTATCAATAACCAATTGGTCTGCTGTTTCAGTAGATTTTTCACCCTCATTTTCATATTCCTTTGAGTCTTCTTGATTGCTATAATATGACTCACTATCGACTTCCTCTGAGATTTTTATGGACTCATAATCCTCATTtatgtcatcatcatcatcatcattatcatcttcatcatcattatcatcatcatcatcatcatcatcatctcctACCTGTATTCCTTTTTCATCCTTTGATATGTCCCCTTCTCTTTTATTTTCATTAGCTTTTTCATGTGACTCTTCTTTGTCTATATATAACTCCTCTAGACTACCTGTCTCGTCTTCTGAGGAGTTTTCAGCCTCCTTATCATTAACAAATTGGTCTGCTGTTTCAGTAGGGTTTTCACCTCCATTTTCATATTCCTTTGGCTCTTCTTGATTGCTATAATCTGACTCAGTATTGACTTCCTCTGAGATTTCTATGGACTCTGAGGTACCTTCAGTGCCTTGGTGTTCAGTGTATGTTTCTTCCAGAATAACACCTTCTACCTGCTGCACATCTTCTGACTCATCATCCAAAGAGACAAGATTATCTGTTTCCAGAATATTCATGTCATTTTCTGAACTGGGGGAATCATTGTCTGCTAAAAGAGAGTCAGAAACATAATTTGTCTCATAATTGGTGACCTTGCCATCATCTTTGAAATCAAACTGCCCAGTAGCCTTACCTTGGTGTTCCAAAACTGAGATGTCCAGATCACCTTGCTCATTTCTGGTCCCACTGATACTGAGAGCTTGTTTGTCTTCAGTAATGGTCTCTTTAGCTTCCTCTGATATCTGATAAGATTCACTTTCCTCTTTTCCTTCAAAATAAGGCTCTCCATCTTGCACACTCTCTATTTCTTCTAATAAATGTTCATCAGCAACATCATCATTATCCTCCACTATTTCACCCACTTTACTTTCAAGTtccttgtgtgtatttatatcaacTTCCTCAAAATCAACTATAAGAGTTTCCTCAACATGCAAGATATCTTCTTCTTTATTAAGCTCTGATTCATCTAGTTCATTGCTGACACTAGTTACTGTTTCACAAACAGGGACATCTCTGGTGATATTAGGTTTTACTAGCCCATCATTTTTCAAGACATCAGTTTGAACCTTAATCTTTTCTGTGCTCTCAGAACCACATTCCTGTGGTTTTACAGCCTGTGTCTCTGCATCAAGGACCTCTGTTTGTGGAAGCAGTAAACTCTTTTCTATTAGAATCTGTTCAGCGTAGATTGACTTCTCATCCAATGTTGGTTCCACAGAGGACATCTGGCCTTCTGCAATGTTTCCCGCATCATCAGTACCATCAGGAACTTGAAGTTCTAAACAGAAGATGATTAGTCAGTGTCATCTTAGCACTGAACTCTTGAAGAGAGCCAAAACAATTTGGTTATAGTCTGACTGTTTGTCCAGAAACATTTGATGCGTGTTGTGGTTAAAGTGTTACCCTGAATTTACAAGTTTGTGGATTTAATTCCAGTATTAGTATTCTGCACTCCTGGTCACAATTCCATATACTGTACATCTCTTGCCCTAAGATTTACTTTACCCAACCAATACTTATCATTATTAAAAATACAATGGACAACACTTGATATGATAGCCAGCACAATTTGATATATTTTCTAAAATGTAATCCTTAAGCAgtttattttaatgatattaatatattatttgtcataAACAGACATAAGGAAAGATTTTATgttcataaaaaatattaatggaTGTTCAGTGATCATAACATAAGTGAATAATTGCCTCTGGTCTTACATTTTGTTTGTGAAGTTGTCATTTTTGTTACATTATTGTCAGCAAGCTATAATGTTAGAAAAGCCATATCACATTCTAAATACCACTGTATAGATCTTTATTCAGTGATCAATAAGGTGTATTCAATATTGCCTTTGATTTCAATTTACTATTTGCTTTTATTCGTTCTAGAAATATTCTAAAAAGGAGTGTCAAATTAAagaaacataatactcatatgctaaatcacttgaaagtgatgcaggataaatgttaaaagctgacaagaaaatatcacctgatcatctctatgttaaaaatgaagatattttacctcaaaatgtcttcagcttaccagagtaagttctgtgtaaacagttatactttataaaacttacttaaactgaataggaaaataacatgactgtgcctgcacaagccaaatgcacactccctagcaagtcctgggacaagcttcctgactggctgcttaaaaacTCTTTTCATTGGGGTGTGaatactaaatactaaatactaaatttgaggtaaaatatcttctttttttacatagagatgtttaggtgatattttctagtcagctttttacagctacactgcatcactttcatgtgcttcatcaTGTCCCTTTGAATTCATATAGATTATAAATGGCATGCCAATTTTATTGCATATTTGCTGTGTTTATTAGTGGCAATTCTGGAAAAGGCTGGGAGTTGTTATGCACCCAAGACTGTCTAGGGCAGGGAGGCTGGTGCTTAATCAATGAGTTCAGGGAGCAAATTTGAGTACTGGAAAAGCTAATTTGGGGGTAGTTTGGTTGGTGAGTGGGCGGAGCTGGAAAGAAACTGTGGCTAGGCTTTCTTTGTTAAACCAGGACTTGTATAAGGACCTGGAGGATTGCAGGAGGTTAAATTGAGCTGATCTCCCAAACTGTAACAATTCTGAAAAATGCTTAGATAATTTTAGCACTCCCAATTCTCTGTGGCATTTGCAAACAAGGTCATTTTTTAATGCGTTCTGTGCTCTTCTTCGGATAAAAAAGAGGTggctttaaataaagaaaacaagaaataGTAGAAACCAGTACCCCCTCTGCTTTGTTAGCGCCACCTGTTTTGTACATAATATATTATTTACCAATCTGACCTTACATCATTTACATACTTAGTTTATTGATGTAGAATTGTCAGCTGATCTACATTAAGACTAAAATCTGCCCTGGGCAGTTTTAAATAATTGGGcacttatagggacactaaaccccaattttttctttcatgattcaggtagagaatacacttttcaacaacattccaatttacttctattatataatttgcttcattctttagatatcctttgtggaagaaatagcaatgcacatgggtgatccaatcacacgaggcatctttgtgcagccagcaataagcagctactgagcctatctatatatgcttttcagcaaaggatatcaagagaatagatcaaaatatataatagaagtaaattagaattctaaatcatgaaagaaaaaatttgggtttcatgaccctttaagcgtCATCTCCCACCACCAATCCAGCAAGCACAACCTCATTATTttacttcaagggacatgaaacccaaaaattttccttcatgatttagatagagaatacaattttaaacaactttcccatttacttctattatttaatttgcttccttctcttgttatcctttgctgaaaggtttatctaggcaagctcaggagcagcagagaacctaggttctagctgctgattggtagctgcatttatatactgattgtcattggctcacccatgagttccgTTATAaaccattactgcattgctgctccttcaacaaatgatacccagagaatgaaacaaattagataatagaagtaaattagaaagttgtttaaaattgtactctctatctgaatcatgaaagaaaaaaaattgggtttcatgtccctttaaataagtcacACAAAGCTTATTAGACCCAGATTGATTATTATCGTAGATTAGGGGAAAAGGTCCAAGATTAATTAATTCTAGTAAGTTTTATTTTTCGTGGCCCTACAAATAGGATGGGGCCATAGGCAGCTAATTTGGCTTTCTGGTAGTTAATTTTACTGTGGTTGTGAGTATAACATTAGAACACTGTATATGTATTTGTTAGTTTGTGAATTACTACTTTATAAACATGAAGGTGTATTCTATGAAAAGCCTTACAGACATCTGCATACATTTTACTGGGGGGAGGGGAATGTCCCAGACATAATATTATCTACATGTGCAGCAGTACttagctgctttaaagggacagtctaggccaaaataaactttcatgattcagatagagcatgtcattttaaacaattttccaatttacttttatcaccaattttgctttgttctcttggtattcttagttgaaagcttaacctaggaggttctgctaatttcttagaccttgaagcccacctctttcagattgcattttaacagtttttcaccactagagggtgttagttcacatatttcatatagataacactgtgctcgtgcacgtgaagtaatctgggagcaggcactgattggctagactgcaagtctgtcaaaagaactgaaaaaaggggcagtttgcagaggcttagatacaagataatcacagaggttaaaagtatattattataactgtgttggttatgcaaaactgggaaatgggtaataaagggattatctattttttaaaacaataaaaattctggtgtccctttaatacatgaacTACGCATCATTTTAAAAATGGCGGCTTATTAACAGCAACAATGTGTTGCCCCATCCTGGACACCGCAGCTTACTGCCCATATAGTTCAGACAAAAACAATATGAGATGAACAAACACTTTTTCAATATCCATAAAGCTATCCTAAATATAAGAAAGGCTGGTGACTTATATAACAAAGGAATGCGCCAAATGATTGTATTATACTGTTGAAATCTATTTTTACACTCTTTGGTATTAAAGGCTTCCCTCCGATTACCAGCTGTGATAGTGTCCTGTGACAGAATGACAAGGAAGGGTGCTGGAGTCTTAACGTAGCTGCTCTCTTCCCCCGCCAAGTAACTCTTTAACCCTTTAGCTGCCAAAGAGGGTTTTAAAGCATTGGTATTCAAGGGGTTAACTAATTAATACCTAGAGGACCtttatcattatttatatatatatatatatatatatatatatacagcctatatatatatatatatatatatatatatatatatatatatatatatatatatatatatatatatatatatataaaatatccaatAAAGCACACTCTCACCAAAGGTCActtctgccagggtgccaacaggaTCAATATAGAAAGCACAGAAGATAGCACTCTTTGTTTCAGGTATAAGCTCTGAGGAAGGGAAGCTTATCTTTGAAACGTTACACTaattaagggccaaattacaagtggagcgcagacTTTAActttacaagttcacagcaatgtgaacgcaagctcacgttcgcattgctgggaatcaTTGCGTTCATGAGAGCGAGCGTCAATAGGCTCCTATGCCTATAACCACACCCAGCAAAGAGGTAAGTAGTGCAGCCATGGCAgcaattagtaaatatatatgtatatgattatatacatatgtatttatatgttaatatgtgctacattttaaaaaaaataaaatactataatgccctctattttgaggccatttgggacacttttagaaaataaattttcggatcgctaattgctaccgcgagtttgcagtagcaataaccacttgtaacggctggttaattatcatgctctcacaaacgggcaaatttgcaggagcttgataatttagtgctccacttgtaatctagccttaaatgtaCTCAAATTATAAGTACACTTTAAAACAGAATAGAGAGTACTAtctcctgtgatatatatatatatatatactgtatataggggcatattaaggcctaggccaacaaggcccgtgcctagagcGTCAAATTTTTAGGGGCGGCACTTGGTCCATTGCCCCCAGCACTGCACTGACTGTgtggaatttaaaaaacattttccccAATAACAGCCTTCCTGTGGCTCAAGTGAGTCACACACGTGTGCACGACGTGATCTTGCATGCGGCAAAGCCTTCAATAGTGGCATAGGCGCTTAAGCGGACTGGACTACTTTAATAGCTCAGGTGAGTCACTGGCACTGCACAAATTTACTATGCTCTAGACTAGACAGGTAGTCCCCCAGGCCAGTCCCCAGCACAACCGTTAGTGAACATTACAGAATACAGACTCAGATAGGTAGAGAACCAGAGCGCTACTGTAGCAGTCTGGTTCTCTTTCTCTCTGAgtctgtattatgtaatgttccCTAATGTTTGTGCTGGGGACTGGGGGACTACCTGTCTAAACACAGGATCTGTGAGTGCGATCGCAAAACTGCTGCAAAGAAAGCGTTATGGGGTGAACTCATTCCCCAAAATTGACGAGATCCTTCTGCTGGGATCCGCTACAGGTAACGCCGCACTTGAGCACAACATCTGgggccacattaaagggacagtcaagtccaaaaaaaactttcatgtttcagatagggcatgtaattttaaacaactttccaatttgcttttatcaccaattttgctttgttctctttgtattcttagttgaaagctaaacctaggaggttcatatactaatttcttagaccttgacggtcgcctctaatctaaatgccttttgatagtttttcaccactagagggcattagttcacgtttttcatatagacaacattgagctcaCGCTCGTGAATTGGAGACAGCTCTGaatgggtaaaatgcaagtctgtcaaaagaactgaaataagggagctgtttgctgaggcttagaaacaaggtaattacagaggtacaacgtgtataattataactgtgttggttattcaaaactggggaattggtaattaagggattatctaccttttaaaacaacaaaaattctggtgttgactgtcccttttaatccaaAATGGTGGCCGCCATTAAGTAATATATATGCAACGGTTTATATGAGACCATAGTCTTCCATTGTCTTAACGTATTGCAGGTAGTCAATaactgcctgccatcttgggggctgttgtttcttccaattcctggcgaATAACATCTTAACTGATGTCAATAGATAGACTAACAAATATCTCTTGTGCTTTGGCAGTTTTTTAACTCCCAGATGTAAAAGAGCTAGGCCTGGAGTGTCAGGAGTCGAGATTTCCAAGGCCTTGCAGACCTCACAGGTTTTCAACCAAAGTGGTCGGAGTCTGttacatgaccaccacacatggagcgggGTGCCTATCTCTCCACACTCCCTCCAACATAAGGGTGAATGCTCAGGGTATAGAGTCCAAAGTttggtcggcactaagtgccatctggttatgatcttgaagtagagttcatacattgtagcaCAATGAAGTGCGGATTTAGTCAGCTGTATCGCCTTAGTCCAGTCAAGTGTCGTAAAAGTGAGTCTCAATTCTGCTTCCCAGGAGGCCATATGCCTAGTTTTCATCAGAGTGGGAGGGCCCAAAAGGGATCGGTAGTGGGCCGTGAGAGGCTTGCACAGTTGAAGGTTCGCCTTCCATCTCATCTCCCAGATAGTTGGAGTCCTGATTTTTTCAACCAGGAATCCCCATGCCTTCATCAAAGATCTTAGTCTCATAAAGTCGAATTTTAGGGTGCCAGGGATGCCAAATTTAGTGATCATGTCTTGAGGCAAGAGGAGATTCTCATTCAGGTAGAAATCACTCAGAGAAGTGATCTCCAGGGCCTTCCAGGGGGcgtgtaaaggacttctaagcagcatattagtatgtctgtcctgggacagctgaaaggatgagcctcgtgcactctcatattatttccctattcagattagggaagtttacaattaaatctcatgagagttaactcaaatctcatgagatcacagtaaaagagttcatgacctcagcactgctgatgctgattggctgctgttcatttcttcattttttttttacctgcagctgggagcagctgagtataactttttacacagaacttactctggtgagctgaggagattgtgaggtaaaatatcttccttttttacatagagatgctcaggtgatattttcttgtcagctttttacagttatactgcatcagtttcaagtgatttagcacatgagtattatgtacctttaattgAAGTtgaacaaataaacaagtgctggtaGCAAACATACTTTATTAATAGTGGTGTGTATAGACCATGCATGTGTAAAGTTTAGTAGTTACCACTCTCTCATGCAATACTAGTAACCTTAGGTGAATATTCGTATAAGCTTTCTCAATATAACCCATTCCCAGAGAGAATCCTACATTATCTACCAAtggctttatattatattatacaaatGGATATTCTACCAAGATTAGAGTGAGGATTAAAAAATGCTATGTCACATGATGaccctatacacatacacacatgcatttctaaaaaagtcacattataccctgaccaaaaaatattatggctgaaaaacagcctaaaacctaggggggtagCAGAATttggagtgcctagggcagcacaaaacctaaatacgccactgtatatctatctatctgtctatctatataccctgagtggcactggccttatgAACAAGCAagaaagtttttccagcttttgttctttctcagttgagtgcgtctctcttttttctttgttttctttaccttatctatctgtatctatctatctgtctgtctatcttatctagctgtatctatttatctgtatctatatataagtCCAAAAAGTGCACTCTCACTTCAAGAAATCAACCTGGGGGTGCTTGAGGGAAGACGGTATCCAGTAATTCTTATAGACTCAGCACCACTTTAATTTGTGACTTTTCAGGGTTTGTCCCCAAAACAtcacaaataaagtggactttggAGTGgtttgaatctatctatctatctatctatctatctatctatctatctatctatctatatatatgtgtgtgtgtgtgtgtgtgtttattcaaTTCGGTTACTCTAATTTAgacagttactatatatatatgtatgtatatatatatatatatatatatatatatatatatactgtatatatatatatatatatatatatatatatatatatatatatatatatatatatatatatatagtggctctCAAAATTAGAATAACTCAATTATATATTGTTTAATTAAGACCATAGTAGCAAACTCAGTATGATATTTGTGCAGTGATATTTTTAGAAACTATCTATTAGCCCTGTAAAGTGTAGTGTAATCAGTcagcttttttattgtaaattagatATAAATATGATATTATGGGTGATCATTAGAAAGTGTTACATAAGACGTGCAATGCATTTTGAAGCTGAAGCGTTTTGCAAGCATTATACAATCCCACTGGAATATTTCACTGTGTGCTAACTATAGGCAGCAGCATTGCAAGTCAAGCAGAGAACCATCTGccctttaaaaaaggtaaaaatacaTTTCAGAATTGCTAAGTTGTCTTCTGTGTGTGACGTGTGTGCAATGTATGACATCCTGATGGTGTCTGCGGGTATAGGAATATTCTTAGGGACAGGAATAATAGATTAGTCCAGCTCTAACCtcagaatattttctttttaaagtgaCATTGAGAGTTGCAAATATAATACCATGTGTTGATGAAATTGGTTGATGAATTGCATGTTAGCTGCTATTCCACTGAAATATCTTCTTGTACTCATAAAGATCCTACTTAAAAGGACATAAGACTAAGATTTTCTAATTGATAAATCATAGAcatagacagagtatacaattttccccagcagtgcattgctgatccatcaacaaatgataccaaaagactgaagcaaattagatcatagaagtaaattggaaagttgtttaaaggtacagtcaacaccagaatttttgttgtttaaaaagaaagataatccctttattacccattcctcagttttgcataactaacgctgttatagaaatacactttttacctctgtgattaccttgtttctaagcctctgcaaactgcccccttatttcagttcttttgacagacatgcattttagccaatcagtgctggctccagagtatcttaatgtgcatgagctcaatgttatctatatgaaacacatgaactaatgccctctagtggtcaaaatgcattcagattagaggcagtcttcaatgtctaagaaattagcatatgaacctcctagaattagctttcaactaagaatacgaaaagaacaaagcaaaattgatgataaaagtaaattggaaagttgtttaaaattacattccctgttTAAATCatcaaggtttttttggacttgactgtccctttaaaattgtatgttctgagtttacttttggctttactgtccctttaatataaaagtcTTATTTAAGTGAGTAACTTCTTCCTATGGGTGGGCACAAGTGACAGGTGTGTGCCATATTTAGGTTTTGCTTGTTTAGCTGTCATTCTGATATTTTCCCTACTAAACCAAGCTGTTGTGCTAGGACACATTTGCTGAACCACAAGCACAAATCTATGCAAGATGTTCCTTTAAATACACCTTGGTAGTGGGGTATTTGGTTTCTGTGCCTCCCTAGGTACTTggaaatctttttttctttctttctttaggaAGGGATTAGAATCGACTTAAAGagacaagaaacacattttttatttcacgattcagatagactgTACAATTAAGgaaaactttctagtttacttaaagggacatgaaacctcaaaatgTACCTTTATAATTCAGATACAtcgtacaatattaaacaactttccaattgacttctattatctaatttgccttattctcttggtatcctttgtcgaaaaagcagcaatgcgctactgggagctagctgaatgcattgggtaagccactaacatgaggcatatatgtgcagccaccaatcagcagcgcctgagcctacctaggtatccttttcaacatagaataccaagagtaTAGAGAatagaacaaattagataacagaagtaaattggaaagttgtttaaaattgcatgcattatctgaatcataaaacaattgtgtttcatatccctttaaattagcaaGTTTACTTtgtttctctttgtatcatttgttgaaaagcaggttggtaagctcaggagcatgcatttgtctggagcattatatggcagcagttttgcacgaaTGTCTTTAACAGTGCAACACTGATGCATTCTCTCTACGTGCCATATAGACACACTACCAACCTAGCTatgctcttcaacaatgaatgtcatgagaatgaagtaaacttgataataaatgtGAGACTttagaaattgtatgctctgtctgattcatgaaagaaaaaattggggtttcaaaaCCCTTTAATTGCTGAGCTATTTCCACCAGTGTTTTAGATGCTACTCACATTTATGCCGTACTGTAAGCCATTGTTTAGTgagaacccacacatattatatatgtgacccagcagattcaaactataccaaggttggattggcctaccagcataccaggagatttcctggtgggctgaaTCAGCTGGGGCTAGAAAGCTGCAAATTAAAAGGGTGATTAATGCATGCAATTGGGTTGTACGgtgtctatataacaacaatcttgcCCTTTTTTTCAATATAAACGAATATaatttgattctaaaaaaaaaatattgggggaatgagtattccagtaatcccctttgagaaaaatggagtGGGTTGTGGGTgcacattctactgactcaatggAAAAAAGGTCTGGtgtccaaattttccagggctgctttttcgttcccagtctggccctgaactatactattattttatgtatat
It contains:
- the SRL gene encoding sarcalumenin isoform X4 — encoded protein: MRGPGLFFCCLTALFLFGGAELQVPDGTDDAGNIAEGQMSSVEPTLDEKSIYAEQILIEKSLLLPQTEVLDAETQAVKPQECGSESTEKIKVQTDVLKNDGLVKPNITRDVPVCETVTSVSNELDESELNKEEDILHVEETLIVDFEEVDINTHKELESKVGEIVEDNDDVADEHLLEEIESVQDGEPYFEGKEESESYQISEEAKETITEDKQALSISGTRNEQGDLDISVLEHQDNDSPSSENDMNILETDNLVSLDDESEDVQQVEGVILEETYTEHQGTEGTSESIEISEEVNTESDYSNQEEPKEYENGGENPTETADQFVNDKEAENSSEDETGSLEELYIDKEESHEKANENKREGDISKDEKGIQVGDDDDDDDDDNDDEDDNDDDDDDINEDYESIKISEEVDSESYYSNQEDSKEYENEGEKSTETADQLVIDKEGENSSEEETGSLEELNIDKEESHEKADENKREGDISKAEKGIPVGDDDDNDGEDDNEDDDDINEDDESIKILEEVNSASDYSNQEHSKEYEFEGENPTETADQLVEKDEKGILVGDDDDDDHNHDEDDNEDDDDDINEDDDDHNVDESQEVEKELTEESELNTHEEQSEEVVGSTFVKDEDAAENERSVKEPAPNEEQPLNPPAKAAQKKTGKPRKAQQKEDVDDSEEISKRDRTHIDSTLKLTDEKPTDDYSAVLQKLRKIYHSAIKPLELSYKYNELRQHEITAYLGRTLADSAADGEITSKPMVLFLGPWSVGKSTMINYLLGLDETPYQLYTGAEPTTSEFTVLMHGSKMKTIEGIVMAADSARSFSPLEKFGQNFLEKLIGIEIPHKLLERVSFVDTPGIIENRKQQERGYPFNEVCQWFIDRADLIFVVFDPTKLDVGLELEMLFRQLKGRESQIRIILNKADSLATQELMRVYGALFWSLAPLINVTEPPRVYVSSFWPDDYHPETHRELFLKEEISLLEDLNQVIENRLENKIAFIRQHAIRVRIHALLVDRYLQTYKEKMTFFSDGELVFKDIVEEPDKFFIFKSILAKTNVSKFDLPNKEAYKDFFGVNSITSFKLLSQQCSYMGGCNLEKIERAITHELPDLLGSIGLGKKAGGLNCDVTGCGETPKNRYKKH
- the SRL gene encoding sarcalumenin isoform X3, which gives rise to MRGPGLFFCCLTALFLFGGAELQVPDGTDDAGNIAEGQMSSVEPTLDEKSIYAEQILIEKSLLLPQTEVLDAETQAVKPQECGSESTEKIKVQTDVLKNDGLVKPNITRDVPVCETVTSVSNELDESELNKEEDILHVEETLIVDFEEVDINTHKELESKVGEIVEDNDDVADEHLLEEIESVQDGEPYFEGKEESESYQISEEAKETITEDKQALSISGTRNEQGDLDISVLEHQADNDSPSSENDMNILETDNLVSLDDESEDVQQVEGVILEETYTEHQGTEGTSESIEISEEVNTESDYSNQEEPKEYENGGENPTETADQFVNDKEAENSSEDETGSLEELYIDKEESHEKANENKREGDISKDEKGIQVGDDDDDDDDDNDDEDDNDDDDDDINEDYESIKISEEVDSESYYSNQEDSKEYENEGEKSTETADQLVIDKEGENSSEEETGSLEELNIDKEESHEKADENKREGDISKAEKGIPVGDDDDNDGEDDNEDDDDINEDDESIKILEEVNSASDYSNQEHSKEYEFEGENPTETADQLVEKDEKGILVGDDDDDDHNHDEDDNEDDDDDINEDDDDHNVDESQEVEKELTEESELNTHEEQSEEVVGSTFVKDEDAAENERSVKEPAPNEEQPLNPPAKAAQKKTGKPRKAQQKEDVDDSEEISKRDRTHIDSTLKLTDEKPTDDYSAVLQKLRKIYHSAIKPLELSYKYNELRQHEITAYLGRTLADSAADGEITSKPMVLFLGPWSVGKSTMINYLLGLDETPYQLYTGAEPTTSEFTVLMHGSKMKTIEGIVMAADSARSFSPLEKFGQNFLEKLIGIEIPHKLLERVSFVDTPGIIENRKQQERGYPFNEVCQWFIDRADLIFVVFDPTKLDVGLELEMLFRQLKGRESQIRIILNKADSLATQELMRVYGALFWSLAPLINVTEPPRVYVSSFWPDDYHPETHRELFLKEEISLLEDLNQVIENRLENKIAFIRQHAIRVRIHALLVDRYLQTYKEKMTFFSDGELVFKDIVEEPDKFFIFKSILAKTNVSKFDLPNKEAYKDFFGVNSITSFKLLSQQCSYMGGCNLEKIERAITHELPDLLGSIGLGKKAGGLNCDVTGCGETPKNRYKKH